The following are from one region of the Silurus meridionalis isolate SWU-2019-XX chromosome 25, ASM1480568v1, whole genome shotgun sequence genome:
- the rabepk gene encoding rab9 effector protein with kelch motifs has translation MELLPILSPEDKPREKQWYALVPRGEAPGLSVGHTCTFLPSANGGKGQIVVVGGANPSGSFSHSFLINFDSHKWDIPDWEGLQARYEHCCFVAESDPGSLWVFGGAEQSANRNCVQVLHTTDSAPWRTVEVKGTLPSPRTYHTNSACVGDRLFVFSGGETGAIPVTDPQVHVFDTVTCTWSQPECKGKPPSPRHGHVIIAVGSVIYIHGGMAGEKLHSDMFSLDTESMTWERVKAKGDVPPGTAAHSAVALGRNVYIFGGMTADGASNSMYKFQSDKQRWTLMKFEGDLPPNRLDHSMCVLPWPERADVSPEEKADRKHLCFVFGGMDTQGLIFNDCLVTVLT, from the exons ATGGAGCTTCTGCCCATCCTCAGCCCGGAAGATAAGccaagagaaaagcagtg GTATGCTCTGGTTCCCCGAGGTGAAGCTCCAGGACTCAGCGTGGGTCACACATGCACGTTCTTGCCCTCAGCTAATGGGGGAAAAGGACAAATCGTGGTTGTCGGCGGTGCGAATCCAAGCGGCAGCTTTTCACACTCGTTTCTTATAAATTTCG ACAGTCACAAATGGGACATTCCTGATTGGGAAGGTCTACAGGCGCGATACGAACACTGCTGCTTCGTGGCCGAGAGCGATCCCGGGAGCCTGTGGGTGTTCGGAGGAGCCGAACAGAGCGCTAACCGGAACTGCGTTCAGGTTTTACACACCACGG ACAGCGCTCCTTGGAGGACAGTGGAAGTGAAAGGGACACTCCCTAGCCCGAGGACATACCACACTAACTCAGCATGTGTTGGAGACAGACTGTTCGTCTTCTCCGGTGGAGAGACGGGGGCCATTCCGGTCACCGACCCCCAGGTGCACGTCTTTGACACAG TAACCTGCACATGGTCACAGCCGGAGTGCAAAGGAAAGCCTCCCTCGCCACGGCACGGTCATGTGATCATAGCCGTCGGTTCGGTCATCTACATCCATGGAGGGATGGCAGGAGAGAAGCTCCATTCCGACATGTTCTCTCTGGATACAG agagtATGACGTGGGAGCGGGTGAAGGCCAAAGGAGACGTTCCTCCAGGAACAGCAGCTCACTCCGCTGTAGCTTTGGGCAGAAACGTTTATATTTTCGGAGGGATGACGGCAGACGGAGCGAGCAATTCCATGTACAAGTTTCAGAGTG ACAAACAACGATGGACTCTGATGAAATTCGAAGGTGACCTTCCACCTAACCGACTGGACCACTCTATGTGCGTCTTGCCTTGGCCGGAAAGGGCAGACGTCAGCCCGGAGGAGAAAGCAGACCGGAAGCATTTGTGCTTTGTGTTCGGAGGCATGGATACTCAGGGGCTCATTTTCAACGACTGTTTGGTTACAGTGTTAACTTGA
- the hspa5 gene encoding LOW QUALITY PROTEIN: endoplasmic reticulum chaperone BiP (The sequence of the model RefSeq protein was modified relative to this genomic sequence to represent the inferred CDS: inserted 1 base in 1 codon): MRLLGLVLLVVVGCVYADDDDKKENVGTVVGIDLGTTYSCVGVFKNGRVEIIANDQGNRITPSYVAFTSEGERLIGDAAKNQLTSNPENTVFDAKRLIGRTWSDSSVQQDIKYLPFKVIEKKTKPYIQVEVGAGQLKTFAPEEISAMVLTKMKETAEAYLGKTVTHAVVTVPAYFNDAQRQATKDAGIIAGLNVMRIINEPTAAAIAYGLDKKDGEKNILVFDLGGGTFDVSLLTIDNGVFEVVATNGDTHLGGEDFDQRVMDHFIKLYKKKTGKDVRKDTRAVQKLRREVEKAKRALSSQHQARIEIEXFFEGEDFSETLTRAKFEELNMDLFRSTMKPVQKVLEDSDLKKSEIHEIVLVGGSTRIPKIQQLVKEFFNGKEPSRGINPDEAVAYGAAVQAGVLSGEEDTGNIVLLDVCPLTLGIETVGGVMTKLIPRNTVVPTKKSQIFSTASDNQPTVTIKVYEGERPLTKDNHLLGTFDLTGIPPAPRGVPQIEVTFEIDVNGILRVTAEDKGTGNKNKITITNDQNRLTPEDIERMVNDAERFADEDKKLKERIDARNELESYAYSLKNQIGDKEKLGGKLSSEDKETIEKAVEEKIEWLESHQDADLEDFQAKKKELEEIVQPIVSKLYGSAGGPPPEEGGDDEKDEL; this comes from the exons tgttGGAGTGTTCAAGAACGGCCGTGTCGAGATCATCGCGAACGACCAGGGTAACCGCATCACTCCGTCCTACGTGGCCTTCACCAGCGAGGGAGAGCGTCTGATCGGAGATGCAGCCAAGAACCAGCTCACTTCCAACCCCGAGAACACGGTCTTCGACGCCAAGAGGCTGATCGGTCGTACTTGGAGCGACTCCTCTGTGCAGCAGGACATCAAATATCTGCCTTTCAAG GTTATTGAGAAGAAAACCAAGCCCTATATTCAGGTGGAGGTTGGAGCTGGCCAGTTGAAGACCTTTGCCCCTGAGGAAATCTCTGCCATGGTGCTTACTAAGATGAAGGAAACTGCAGAGGCTTATCTGGGAAAGACA gttaCACATGCTGTGGTTACCGTCCCCGCCTACTTCAATGATGCTCAGCGCCAGGCCACTAAGGACGCCGGTATCATCGCTGGCCTGAACGTGATGAGAATCATCAATGAGCC AACTGCTGCTGCCATCGCATACGGTCTGGACAAGAAGGACGGGGAGAAGAACATCCTGGTATTCGATCTCGGCGGTGGTACTTTCGACGTGTCCCTGCTGACCATCGATAACGGCGTCTTCGAAGTGGTGGCTACCAACGGAGACACTCACCTTGGCGGCGAAGACTTCGACCAGCGCGTCATGGACCACTTTATCAAGCTGTACAAGAAGAAGACCGGAAAGGACGTGCGCAAGGACACCCGTGCCGTACAGAAGCTGCGTCGTGAAGTCGAGAAGGCCAAGAGAGCCCTTTCTTCTCAGCACCAGGCCCGCATCGAGATCG TCTTCTTCGAGGGTGAGGACTTCTCTGAGACTCTCACTCGTGCCAAGTTTGAGGAGCTCAACATG GATCTGTTCCGCTCCACCATGAAACCCGTGCAGAAAGTCCTGGAAGACTCTGACCTGAAGAAGTCTGAAATCCATGAGATTGTCCTTGTGGGTGGTTCCACTCGTATCCCCAAGATCCAACAGCTGGTAAAGGAGTTCTTCAATGGCAAAGAGCCATCAAGAGGCATCAACCCTGATGAGGCTGTGGCTTACGGAGCTGCTGTGCAGGCCGGAGTGCTGTCCGGAGAAGAAGATACAG GAAACATTGTGCTCTTGGACGTGTGCCCTCTGACTCTTGGCATTGAGACTGTTGGAGGTGTCATGACTAAACTTATCCCTAGGAACACTGTTGTACCCACCAAGAAGTCTCAGATCTTCTCTACAGCTTCTGACAACCAGCCAACTGTAACAATCAAGGTTTATGAAG GTGAGCGTCCTCTGACCAAAGACAACCACCTCCTGGGCACCTTTGACCTAACAGGCATCCCCCCAGCACCCCGTGGTGTCCCTCAGATCGAAGTCACATTTGAAATAGACGTCAATGGTATCCTAAGGGTCACCGCTGAAGACAAGGGCACGGGCAACAAGAACAAAATCACCATCACCAACGACCAGAACCGACTGACCCCCGAAGACATCGAGCGCATGGTGAACGACGCAGAGCGTTTCGCTGACGAAGACAAGAAGCTTAAAGAGCGCATTGATGCCCGCAACGAGCTTGAGAGCTACGCCTACTCGCTCAAGAACCAGATTGGAGACAAGGAGAAGCTGGGTGGCAAGCTGTCCTCTGAGGACAAGGAGACCATCGAGAAAGCCGTGGAGGAAAAGATTGAGTGGCTCGAGTCCCACCAGGACGCCGACCTCGAAGACTTCCAGGCCAAGAAGAAGGAGCTGGAAGAAATCGTCCAGCCGATCGTCAGCAAGCTGTACGGCAGCGCCGGCGGTCCACCACCAGAAGAGGGCGGCGATGACGAGAAGGACGAGTTGTAG